Proteins found in one Tamandua tetradactyla isolate mTamTet1 chromosome 1, mTamTet1.pri, whole genome shotgun sequence genomic segment:
- the VPS16 gene encoding vacuolar protein sorting-associated protein 16 homolog isoform X1: MAATVASTRDPDGRKRKWLPGAWRPLSAPLALHGCSLFQPWIATRRTGTRLETPPSTALLRHPWRKEKAASVRPVLEIYSASGLPLASLLWKSGPVVSLGWSAEEELLCVQEDGAVLVYGLHGDFQRHFSMGNEVLQNRVLDARIFHTEFGSGVAILTGAHRFTLSTNVGDLKLRRMPEVPGLQSMPSCWTTLCQDRVTHILLAVGPDLYLLDHASCSAVTPPGLAPGVSSFLQMAVSFTYRHLALFTDTGHIWMGTASLKEKLCEFNCNIRAPPKQMVWCSRPRSKVRAIVVAWERRLMVVGNAPESIQFVLDEDSYLVPELDGVRIFSRSTHEFLHEVPAASEEIFKIASMAPGALLLEAQKEYEKESQKADEYLREIQELGQLTQAVQQCIEAAGHEHRPDMQKSLLRAASFGKCFLDRFPPDSFVRMCQDLRVLNAVRDYHIGIPLTYSQYKQLTIQVLLDRLVLRRLYPLAIQICEYLRLPEVQGVSRILAHWACYKVQQKDVSDEDVARAINQKLGDTPGVSYSDIAARAYGCGRTELAIKLLEYEPRSGEQVPLLLKMKRSKLALSKAIESGDTDLVFTVLLHLKNELNRGDFFMTLRNQPMALSLYRQYCKHQELETLKDLYNQDDNHQELGSFHIRASYAAEEVWGPWSGWGLGSGSFSSDLGLHIWCTLHVEKRIEGRVAALQTAADAFYKARNEFAAKATEEQMRLLRLQRRLEDELGGHFLDKSLHNTVTTLILGGHNKRAEQLARDFRIPDKRLWWLKLTALADMEDWEELEKFSKSKKSPIGYLPFVEICMKQHNKYEAKKYASRVGPEQKVKALLLVGDVSQAADVAIEHRNEAELSLVLSYCTGATDGAIADKIQRARAQAQKKTKLKS; encoded by the exons ATGGCGGCGACGGTGGCCTCGACACGTGACCCAGACGGGCGGAAGCGGAAGTGGTTGCCCGGAGCCTGGCGGCCCCTTAGCGCGCCCTTAGCGCTCCACGGCTGCAGCCTGTTCCAGCCATGGATTGCTACACGGCGAACTGGAACCCGCTTGGAGACTCCGCCTTCTACCG CACTGCTGAGGCACCCCTGGCGGAAGGAGAAGGCTGCCAGTGTGCGACCAGTGCTGGAGATCTACTCTGCTTCTGGCTTGCCTCTGGCTAGCCTGCTG tggaagagtgggCCCGTGGTGTCCCTGGGCTGGTCTGCCGAGGAGGAGCTGCTCTGCGTGCAGGAAGATGGTGCAGTACTGGTTTACGGGCTTCATGGTGACTTCCAGAGACACTTCAGCATGGGCAAT GAGGTGTTGCAGAACCGGGTTCTAGATGCTCGGATCTTCCATACTGAATTTGGTTCTGGAGTGGCCATCCTCACAGGGGCCCACCGCTTCACCCTCAGTACCAATGTAGGTGACCTCAAACTCCGCCGAATGCCCGAGGTCCCAG GTCTGCAGAGCATGCCCTCATGCTGGACCACACTGTGCCAGGACCGAGTGACACACATTCTTTTGGCTGTGGGACCTGATCTTTATCTCCTGGATCATGCATCCTGCTCTGCAGTG ACACCCCCTGGTCTGGCCCCAGGAGTGAGCAGCTTCCTGCAGATGGCTGTCTCCTTTACCTACCGGCACCTGGCGCTCTTCACTGACACAGGCCACATCTGGATGGGGACAGCATCACTCAAG GAGAAGCTATGTGAGTTCAACTGCAACATCCGGGCCCCACCAAAGCAGATGGTCTG GTGCAGCCGTCCTCGTAGCAAAGTGAGAGCCATTGTGGTGGCTTGGGAGAGGCGGCTGATGGTGGTGGGCAATGCACCCGAGAGCATCCA GTTTGTGCTGGATGAGGACTCATACCTGGTGCCTGAACTCGATGGGGTCCGTATCTTCTCCCGCAGTACTCATGAGTTCCTGCATGAGGTTCCAG CGGCCAGTGAGGAGATCTTCAAAATTGCCTCAATGGCCCCTGGGGCACTGCTATTGGAGGCCCAGAAGGAGTATGAG aaagaaagccagaaggCAGATGAGTACCTGAGGGAGATCCAGGAGCTGGGACAACTGACCCAAGCTGTGCAGCAGTGTATTGAGGCCGCAGGACATGAGCACCGGCCAGACATGCAGAAGAGCCTGCTTAGG GCGGCCTCCTTCGGAAAGTGTTTCCTCGACAGATTTCCACCCGACAGCTTCGTGCGCATGTGTCAGGACCTGCGTGTGCTCAATGCTGTTCGGGATTATCACATTGGGATCCCCCTCACATATAGCCA ATACAAGCAACTTACCATCCAGGTGCTGCTGGACAG GCTTGTGTTGCGGAGACTTTACCCCCTGGCCATCCAGATATGTGAATATCTGCGCCTTCCGGAAGTGCAGGGTGTCAGCAGAATCCTGGCCCATTGGGCCTGCTATAAG GTGCAGCAGAAGGATGTGTCAGATGAAGATGTTGCTCGGGCAATCAACCAGAAACTTGGGGACACACCTGGTGTCTCTTATTCTGACATTGCAGCACGGGCCTATGGCTGCGGCCGCACAGAGCTGGCAATTAAG CTGCTGGAGTATGAGCCACGATCTGGGGAGCAGGTGCCCCTTCTCCTAAAGATGAAGAGGAGCAAACTGGCACTGAGCAAGGCCATTGAGAGTGGGGACACCGACCTGG TGTTCACAGTGTTACTGCACCTGAAGAATGAGCTGAACCGAGGAGATTTCTTCATGACCCTTCGGAACCAGCCCATGGCCCTGAGTTTGTACCGACAG TACTGTAAACACCAAGAATTAGAGACGCTGAAGGACCTTTACAATCAGGATGACAATCACCAGGAGCTGGGCAGCTTCCACATTCGAGCCAGTTATGCTGCTGAGGAGGTCTGGGGTCCATGGAGTGGATGGGGCCTTGGGTCTGGTTCCTTCTCCAGTGACCTAGGCCTCCATATTTGGTGCACACTCCATGTGGAGAAG CGTATCGAGGGGCGAGTAGCAGCTCTGCAAACAGCAGCCGATGCCTTCTACAAGGCCAGGAATGAGTTTGCAGCCAAG GCCACAGAGGAGCAGATGCGGCTCCTACGGCTACAGCGGCGCCTAGAAGATGAGCTAGGGGGCCATTTCTTAGATAAGTCCCTTCACAACACAGTCACCACCCTTATCCTTGGTGGCCACAACAAGCGTGCAGAGCAGCTGGCTCGTGACTTCCGCATTCCTGACAAGAG ACTCTGGTGGCTGAAGCTGACAGCCTTGGCAGATATGGAAGACTGGGAGGAGCTTGAGAAGTTTTCCAAGAGCAAGAAGTCACCTATAGGCTACCTG CCCTTTGTGGAAATTTGCATGAAGCAACACAATAAATATGAAGCCAAGAAATATGCCTCCCGGGTGGGTCCTGAGCAGAAGGTCAAGGCCTTGCTTCTTGTCGG GGATGTGTCTCAGGCTGCAGATGTGGCTATCGAGCATCGGAATGAGGCTGAGCTGAGCCTCGTTTTGTCCTACTGCACTGGAGCCACGGATGGGGCCATAGCTGACAAGATTCAGCGGGCCAGGGCACAAGCCCAGAAGAA GACAAAGCTGAAGAGCTGA
- the VPS16 gene encoding vacuolar protein sorting-associated protein 16 homolog isoform X3, whose product MDCYTANWNPLGDSAFYRKYELYSMDWDLKEELRDCLVAAAPYGGPIALLRHPWRKEKAASVRPVLEIYSASGLPLASLLWKSGPVVSLGWSAEEELLCVQEDGAVLVYGLHGDFQRHFSMGNEVLQNRVLDARIFHTEFGSGVAILTGAHRFTLSTNVGDLKLRRMPEVPGLQSMPSCWTTLCQDRVTHILLAVGPDLYLLDHASCSAVTPPGLAPGVSSFLQMAVSFTYRHLALFTDTGHIWMGTASLKEKLCEFNCNIRAPPKQMVWCSRPRSKVRAIVVAWERRLMVVGNAPESIQFVLDEDSYLVPELDGVRIFSRSTHEFLHEVPAASEEIFKIASMAPGALLLEAQKEYEKESQKADEYLREIQELGQLTQAVQQCIEAAGHEHRPDMQKSLLRAASFGKCFLDRFPPDSFVRMCQDLRVLNAVRDYHIGIPLTYSQYKQLTIQVLLDRLVLRRLYPLAIQICEYLRLPEVQGVSRILAHWACYKVQQKDVSDEDVARAINQKLGDTPGVSYSDIAARAYGCGRTELAIKLLEYEPRSGEQVPLLLKMKRSKLALSKAIESGDTDLVFTVLLHLKNELNRGDFFMTLRNQPMALSLYRQYCKHQELETLKDLYNQDDNHQELGSFHIRASYAAEEVWGPWSGWGLGSGSFSSDLGLHIWCTLHVEKRIEGRVAALQTAADAFYKARNEFAAKATEEQMRLLRLQRRLEDELGGHFLDKSLHNTVTTLILGGHNKRAEQLARDFRIPDKRLWWLKLTALADMEDWEELEKFSKSKKSPIGYLPFVEICMKQHNKYEAKKYASRVGPEQKVKALLLVGDVSQAADVAIEHRNEAELSLVLSYCTGATDGAIADKIQRARAQAQKKTKLKS is encoded by the exons ATGGATTGCTACACGGCGAACTGGAACCCGCTTGGAGACTCCGCCTTCTACCG GAAGTATGAGTTGTACAGCATGGACTGGGACCTGAAGGAGGAGCTCAGGGACTGCCTGGTGGCCGCTGCACCCTATGGGGGGCCCATTG CACTGCTGAGGCACCCCTGGCGGAAGGAGAAGGCTGCCAGTGTGCGACCAGTGCTGGAGATCTACTCTGCTTCTGGCTTGCCTCTGGCTAGCCTGCTG tggaagagtgggCCCGTGGTGTCCCTGGGCTGGTCTGCCGAGGAGGAGCTGCTCTGCGTGCAGGAAGATGGTGCAGTACTGGTTTACGGGCTTCATGGTGACTTCCAGAGACACTTCAGCATGGGCAAT GAGGTGTTGCAGAACCGGGTTCTAGATGCTCGGATCTTCCATACTGAATTTGGTTCTGGAGTGGCCATCCTCACAGGGGCCCACCGCTTCACCCTCAGTACCAATGTAGGTGACCTCAAACTCCGCCGAATGCCCGAGGTCCCAG GTCTGCAGAGCATGCCCTCATGCTGGACCACACTGTGCCAGGACCGAGTGACACACATTCTTTTGGCTGTGGGACCTGATCTTTATCTCCTGGATCATGCATCCTGCTCTGCAGTG ACACCCCCTGGTCTGGCCCCAGGAGTGAGCAGCTTCCTGCAGATGGCTGTCTCCTTTACCTACCGGCACCTGGCGCTCTTCACTGACACAGGCCACATCTGGATGGGGACAGCATCACTCAAG GAGAAGCTATGTGAGTTCAACTGCAACATCCGGGCCCCACCAAAGCAGATGGTCTG GTGCAGCCGTCCTCGTAGCAAAGTGAGAGCCATTGTGGTGGCTTGGGAGAGGCGGCTGATGGTGGTGGGCAATGCACCCGAGAGCATCCA GTTTGTGCTGGATGAGGACTCATACCTGGTGCCTGAACTCGATGGGGTCCGTATCTTCTCCCGCAGTACTCATGAGTTCCTGCATGAGGTTCCAG CGGCCAGTGAGGAGATCTTCAAAATTGCCTCAATGGCCCCTGGGGCACTGCTATTGGAGGCCCAGAAGGAGTATGAG aaagaaagccagaaggCAGATGAGTACCTGAGGGAGATCCAGGAGCTGGGACAACTGACCCAAGCTGTGCAGCAGTGTATTGAGGCCGCAGGACATGAGCACCGGCCAGACATGCAGAAGAGCCTGCTTAGG GCGGCCTCCTTCGGAAAGTGTTTCCTCGACAGATTTCCACCCGACAGCTTCGTGCGCATGTGTCAGGACCTGCGTGTGCTCAATGCTGTTCGGGATTATCACATTGGGATCCCCCTCACATATAGCCA ATACAAGCAACTTACCATCCAGGTGCTGCTGGACAG GCTTGTGTTGCGGAGACTTTACCCCCTGGCCATCCAGATATGTGAATATCTGCGCCTTCCGGAAGTGCAGGGTGTCAGCAGAATCCTGGCCCATTGGGCCTGCTATAAG GTGCAGCAGAAGGATGTGTCAGATGAAGATGTTGCTCGGGCAATCAACCAGAAACTTGGGGACACACCTGGTGTCTCTTATTCTGACATTGCAGCACGGGCCTATGGCTGCGGCCGCACAGAGCTGGCAATTAAG CTGCTGGAGTATGAGCCACGATCTGGGGAGCAGGTGCCCCTTCTCCTAAAGATGAAGAGGAGCAAACTGGCACTGAGCAAGGCCATTGAGAGTGGGGACACCGACCTGG TGTTCACAGTGTTACTGCACCTGAAGAATGAGCTGAACCGAGGAGATTTCTTCATGACCCTTCGGAACCAGCCCATGGCCCTGAGTTTGTACCGACAG TACTGTAAACACCAAGAATTAGAGACGCTGAAGGACCTTTACAATCAGGATGACAATCACCAGGAGCTGGGCAGCTTCCACATTCGAGCCAGTTATGCTGCTGAGGAGGTCTGGGGTCCATGGAGTGGATGGGGCCTTGGGTCTGGTTCCTTCTCCAGTGACCTAGGCCTCCATATTTGGTGCACACTCCATGTGGAGAAG CGTATCGAGGGGCGAGTAGCAGCTCTGCAAACAGCAGCCGATGCCTTCTACAAGGCCAGGAATGAGTTTGCAGCCAAG GCCACAGAGGAGCAGATGCGGCTCCTACGGCTACAGCGGCGCCTAGAAGATGAGCTAGGGGGCCATTTCTTAGATAAGTCCCTTCACAACACAGTCACCACCCTTATCCTTGGTGGCCACAACAAGCGTGCAGAGCAGCTGGCTCGTGACTTCCGCATTCCTGACAAGAG ACTCTGGTGGCTGAAGCTGACAGCCTTGGCAGATATGGAAGACTGGGAGGAGCTTGAGAAGTTTTCCAAGAGCAAGAAGTCACCTATAGGCTACCTG CCCTTTGTGGAAATTTGCATGAAGCAACACAATAAATATGAAGCCAAGAAATATGCCTCCCGGGTGGGTCCTGAGCAGAAGGTCAAGGCCTTGCTTCTTGTCGG GGATGTGTCTCAGGCTGCAGATGTGGCTATCGAGCATCGGAATGAGGCTGAGCTGAGCCTCGTTTTGTCCTACTGCACTGGAGCCACGGATGGGGCCATAGCTGACAAGATTCAGCGGGCCAGGGCACAAGCCCAGAAGAA GACAAAGCTGAAGAGCTGA
- the VPS16 gene encoding vacuolar protein sorting-associated protein 16 homolog isoform X2, with amino-acid sequence MDCYTANWNPLGDSAFYRKYELYSMDWDLKEELRDCLVAAAPYGGPIALLRHPWRKEKAASVRPVLEIYSASGLPLASLLWKSGPVVSLGWSAEEELLCVQEDGAVLVYGLHGDFQRHFSMGNEVLQNRVLDARIFHTEFGSGVAILTGAHRFTLSTNVGDLKLRRMPEVPGLQSMPSCWTTLCQDRVTHILLAVGPDLYLLDHASCSAVTPPGLAPGVSSFLQMAVSFTYRHLALFTDTGHIWMGTASLKEKLCEFNCNIRAPPKQMVWCSRPRSKVRAIVVAWERRLMVVGNAPESIQFVLDEDSYLVPELDGVRIFSRSTHEFLHEVPAASEEIFKIASMAPGALLLEAQKEYEKESQKADEYLREIQELGQLTQAVQQCIEAAGHEHRPDMQKSLLRAASFGKCFLDRFPPDSFVRMCQDLRVLNAVRDYHIGIPLTYSQYKQLTIQVLLDRLVLRRLYPLAIQICEYLRLPEVQGVSRILAHWACYKVQQKDVSDEDVARAINQKLGDTPGVSYSDIAARAYGCGRTELAIKLLEYEPRSGEQVPLLLKMKRSKLALSKAIESGDTDLVFTVLLHLKNELNRGDFFMTLRNQPMALSLYRQYCKHQELETLKDLYNQDDNHQELGSFHIRASYAAEERIEGRVAALQTAADAFYKARNEFAAKATEEQMRLLRLQRRLEDELGGHFLDKSLHNTVTTLILGGHNKRAEQLARDFRIPDKRLWWLKLTALADMEDWEELEKFSKSKKSPIGYLPFVEICMKQHNKYEAKKYASRVGPEQKVKALLLVGDVSQAADVAIEHRNEAELSLVLSYCTGATDGAIADKIQRARAQAQKK; translated from the exons ATGGATTGCTACACGGCGAACTGGAACCCGCTTGGAGACTCCGCCTTCTACCG GAAGTATGAGTTGTACAGCATGGACTGGGACCTGAAGGAGGAGCTCAGGGACTGCCTGGTGGCCGCTGCACCCTATGGGGGGCCCATTG CACTGCTGAGGCACCCCTGGCGGAAGGAGAAGGCTGCCAGTGTGCGACCAGTGCTGGAGATCTACTCTGCTTCTGGCTTGCCTCTGGCTAGCCTGCTG tggaagagtgggCCCGTGGTGTCCCTGGGCTGGTCTGCCGAGGAGGAGCTGCTCTGCGTGCAGGAAGATGGTGCAGTACTGGTTTACGGGCTTCATGGTGACTTCCAGAGACACTTCAGCATGGGCAAT GAGGTGTTGCAGAACCGGGTTCTAGATGCTCGGATCTTCCATACTGAATTTGGTTCTGGAGTGGCCATCCTCACAGGGGCCCACCGCTTCACCCTCAGTACCAATGTAGGTGACCTCAAACTCCGCCGAATGCCCGAGGTCCCAG GTCTGCAGAGCATGCCCTCATGCTGGACCACACTGTGCCAGGACCGAGTGACACACATTCTTTTGGCTGTGGGACCTGATCTTTATCTCCTGGATCATGCATCCTGCTCTGCAGTG ACACCCCCTGGTCTGGCCCCAGGAGTGAGCAGCTTCCTGCAGATGGCTGTCTCCTTTACCTACCGGCACCTGGCGCTCTTCACTGACACAGGCCACATCTGGATGGGGACAGCATCACTCAAG GAGAAGCTATGTGAGTTCAACTGCAACATCCGGGCCCCACCAAAGCAGATGGTCTG GTGCAGCCGTCCTCGTAGCAAAGTGAGAGCCATTGTGGTGGCTTGGGAGAGGCGGCTGATGGTGGTGGGCAATGCACCCGAGAGCATCCA GTTTGTGCTGGATGAGGACTCATACCTGGTGCCTGAACTCGATGGGGTCCGTATCTTCTCCCGCAGTACTCATGAGTTCCTGCATGAGGTTCCAG CGGCCAGTGAGGAGATCTTCAAAATTGCCTCAATGGCCCCTGGGGCACTGCTATTGGAGGCCCAGAAGGAGTATGAG aaagaaagccagaaggCAGATGAGTACCTGAGGGAGATCCAGGAGCTGGGACAACTGACCCAAGCTGTGCAGCAGTGTATTGAGGCCGCAGGACATGAGCACCGGCCAGACATGCAGAAGAGCCTGCTTAGG GCGGCCTCCTTCGGAAAGTGTTTCCTCGACAGATTTCCACCCGACAGCTTCGTGCGCATGTGTCAGGACCTGCGTGTGCTCAATGCTGTTCGGGATTATCACATTGGGATCCCCCTCACATATAGCCA ATACAAGCAACTTACCATCCAGGTGCTGCTGGACAG GCTTGTGTTGCGGAGACTTTACCCCCTGGCCATCCAGATATGTGAATATCTGCGCCTTCCGGAAGTGCAGGGTGTCAGCAGAATCCTGGCCCATTGGGCCTGCTATAAG GTGCAGCAGAAGGATGTGTCAGATGAAGATGTTGCTCGGGCAATCAACCAGAAACTTGGGGACACACCTGGTGTCTCTTATTCTGACATTGCAGCACGGGCCTATGGCTGCGGCCGCACAGAGCTGGCAATTAAG CTGCTGGAGTATGAGCCACGATCTGGGGAGCAGGTGCCCCTTCTCCTAAAGATGAAGAGGAGCAAACTGGCACTGAGCAAGGCCATTGAGAGTGGGGACACCGACCTGG TGTTCACAGTGTTACTGCACCTGAAGAATGAGCTGAACCGAGGAGATTTCTTCATGACCCTTCGGAACCAGCCCATGGCCCTGAGTTTGTACCGACAG TACTGTAAACACCAAGAATTAGAGACGCTGAAGGACCTTTACAATCAGGATGACAATCACCAGGAGCTGGGCAGCTTCCACATTCGAGCCAGTTATGCTGCTGAGGAG CGTATCGAGGGGCGAGTAGCAGCTCTGCAAACAGCAGCCGATGCCTTCTACAAGGCCAGGAATGAGTTTGCAGCCAAG GCCACAGAGGAGCAGATGCGGCTCCTACGGCTACAGCGGCGCCTAGAAGATGAGCTAGGGGGCCATTTCTTAGATAAGTCCCTTCACAACACAGTCACCACCCTTATCCTTGGTGGCCACAACAAGCGTGCAGAGCAGCTGGCTCGTGACTTCCGCATTCCTGACAAGAG ACTCTGGTGGCTGAAGCTGACAGCCTTGGCAGATATGGAAGACTGGGAGGAGCTTGAGAAGTTTTCCAAGAGCAAGAAGTCACCTATAGGCTACCTG CCCTTTGTGGAAATTTGCATGAAGCAACACAATAAATATGAAGCCAAGAAATATGCCTCCCGGGTGGGTCCTGAGCAGAAGGTCAAGGCCTTGCTTCTTGTCGG GGATGTGTCTCAGGCTGCAGATGTGGCTATCGAGCATCGGAATGAGGCTGAGCTGAGCCTCGTTTTGTCCTACTGCACTGGAGCCACGGATGGGGCCATAGCTGACAAGATTCAGCGGGCCAGGGCACAAGCCCAGAAGAAGTAA
- the VPS16 gene encoding vacuolar protein sorting-associated protein 16 homolog isoform X4, with amino-acid sequence MPSCWTTLCQDRVTHILLAVGPDLYLLDHASCSAVTPPGLAPGVSSFLQMAVSFTYRHLALFTDTGHIWMGTASLKEKLCEFNCNIRAPPKQMVWCSRPRSKVRAIVVAWERRLMVVGNAPESIQFVLDEDSYLVPELDGVRIFSRSTHEFLHEVPAASEEIFKIASMAPGALLLEAQKEYEKESQKADEYLREIQELGQLTQAVQQCIEAAGHEHRPDMQKSLLRAASFGKCFLDRFPPDSFVRMCQDLRVLNAVRDYHIGIPLTYSQYKQLTIQVLLDRLVLRRLYPLAIQICEYLRLPEVQGVSRILAHWACYKVQQKDVSDEDVARAINQKLGDTPGVSYSDIAARAYGCGRTELAIKLLEYEPRSGEQVPLLLKMKRSKLALSKAIESGDTDLVFTVLLHLKNELNRGDFFMTLRNQPMALSLYRQYCKHQELETLKDLYNQDDNHQELGSFHIRASYAAEEVWGPWSGWGLGSGSFSSDLGLHIWCTLHVEKRIEGRVAALQTAADAFYKARNEFAAKATEEQMRLLRLQRRLEDELGGHFLDKSLHNTVTTLILGGHNKRAEQLARDFRIPDKRLWWLKLTALADMEDWEELEKFSKSKKSPIGYLPFVEICMKQHNKYEAKKYASRVGPEQKVKALLLVGDVSQAADVAIEHRNEAELSLVLSYCTGATDGAIADKIQRARAQAQKKTKLKS; translated from the exons ATGCCCTCATGCTGGACCACACTGTGCCAGGACCGAGTGACACACATTCTTTTGGCTGTGGGACCTGATCTTTATCTCCTGGATCATGCATCCTGCTCTGCAGTG ACACCCCCTGGTCTGGCCCCAGGAGTGAGCAGCTTCCTGCAGATGGCTGTCTCCTTTACCTACCGGCACCTGGCGCTCTTCACTGACACAGGCCACATCTGGATGGGGACAGCATCACTCAAG GAGAAGCTATGTGAGTTCAACTGCAACATCCGGGCCCCACCAAAGCAGATGGTCTG GTGCAGCCGTCCTCGTAGCAAAGTGAGAGCCATTGTGGTGGCTTGGGAGAGGCGGCTGATGGTGGTGGGCAATGCACCCGAGAGCATCCA GTTTGTGCTGGATGAGGACTCATACCTGGTGCCTGAACTCGATGGGGTCCGTATCTTCTCCCGCAGTACTCATGAGTTCCTGCATGAGGTTCCAG CGGCCAGTGAGGAGATCTTCAAAATTGCCTCAATGGCCCCTGGGGCACTGCTATTGGAGGCCCAGAAGGAGTATGAG aaagaaagccagaaggCAGATGAGTACCTGAGGGAGATCCAGGAGCTGGGACAACTGACCCAAGCTGTGCAGCAGTGTATTGAGGCCGCAGGACATGAGCACCGGCCAGACATGCAGAAGAGCCTGCTTAGG GCGGCCTCCTTCGGAAAGTGTTTCCTCGACAGATTTCCACCCGACAGCTTCGTGCGCATGTGTCAGGACCTGCGTGTGCTCAATGCTGTTCGGGATTATCACATTGGGATCCCCCTCACATATAGCCA ATACAAGCAACTTACCATCCAGGTGCTGCTGGACAG GCTTGTGTTGCGGAGACTTTACCCCCTGGCCATCCAGATATGTGAATATCTGCGCCTTCCGGAAGTGCAGGGTGTCAGCAGAATCCTGGCCCATTGGGCCTGCTATAAG GTGCAGCAGAAGGATGTGTCAGATGAAGATGTTGCTCGGGCAATCAACCAGAAACTTGGGGACACACCTGGTGTCTCTTATTCTGACATTGCAGCACGGGCCTATGGCTGCGGCCGCACAGAGCTGGCAATTAAG CTGCTGGAGTATGAGCCACGATCTGGGGAGCAGGTGCCCCTTCTCCTAAAGATGAAGAGGAGCAAACTGGCACTGAGCAAGGCCATTGAGAGTGGGGACACCGACCTGG TGTTCACAGTGTTACTGCACCTGAAGAATGAGCTGAACCGAGGAGATTTCTTCATGACCCTTCGGAACCAGCCCATGGCCCTGAGTTTGTACCGACAG TACTGTAAACACCAAGAATTAGAGACGCTGAAGGACCTTTACAATCAGGATGACAATCACCAGGAGCTGGGCAGCTTCCACATTCGAGCCAGTTATGCTGCTGAGGAGGTCTGGGGTCCATGGAGTGGATGGGGCCTTGGGTCTGGTTCCTTCTCCAGTGACCTAGGCCTCCATATTTGGTGCACACTCCATGTGGAGAAG CGTATCGAGGGGCGAGTAGCAGCTCTGCAAACAGCAGCCGATGCCTTCTACAAGGCCAGGAATGAGTTTGCAGCCAAG GCCACAGAGGAGCAGATGCGGCTCCTACGGCTACAGCGGCGCCTAGAAGATGAGCTAGGGGGCCATTTCTTAGATAAGTCCCTTCACAACACAGTCACCACCCTTATCCTTGGTGGCCACAACAAGCGTGCAGAGCAGCTGGCTCGTGACTTCCGCATTCCTGACAAGAG ACTCTGGTGGCTGAAGCTGACAGCCTTGGCAGATATGGAAGACTGGGAGGAGCTTGAGAAGTTTTCCAAGAGCAAGAAGTCACCTATAGGCTACCTG CCCTTTGTGGAAATTTGCATGAAGCAACACAATAAATATGAAGCCAAGAAATATGCCTCCCGGGTGGGTCCTGAGCAGAAGGTCAAGGCCTTGCTTCTTGTCGG GGATGTGTCTCAGGCTGCAGATGTGGCTATCGAGCATCGGAATGAGGCTGAGCTGAGCCTCGTTTTGTCCTACTGCACTGGAGCCACGGATGGGGCCATAGCTGACAAGATTCAGCGGGCCAGGGCACAAGCCCAGAAGAA GACAAAGCTGAAGAGCTGA